The genomic stretch TCGTGCATCTCACGCTGCCACTTCCGGAGGGCGACATCCGGGTTTCAGCGGAGGTCATCGCGACCAACGTGCCGGGCAACCTGGTGAAGAAGAACCTGCCGATCGGGATGGCGGTGCGCTGGAGTGGCCTGGACGACGAGAGCGAAGAAGAGATTCGCGGCTTCGTCGAGGAGCGTGACGGCCGCCTCAGGCTGTAGTCCACCGGGCGCTCCCGAGCCTTTCTGGCTGGAGATGCCGGGATTCGATGGAATCGCCTACGCTGGGCGCCCATGTCTGACGAACTCCTCCGCTACGAACTCTCCGAAGAGGTCGCGATCCTTCGTTTCGACGACGGGAAGGCCAACGCCATCTCGCCGACTGCGTTGGACGCGCTGAATGCCGGGCTCGACCGCGCCGAGAAGGAAGCACGAGTCGTCGCGCTGATCGGGCGCCCCGGGCGCTTCTCCGCCGGTTTCGATCTATCCGTGATGCGCCAGGGACCCGAAGCCGCCCAGAGCCTGGTCGGGGGAGGCGCCGAGTTGTTGGCGCGCATGGTCGAGAGCCCGCTTCCGATCGTGGCCGGCTGCAGTGGCCATGCGCTTGCGATGGGAGCCTTGATGCTGCTCGCGGCGGACCAGCGTATCGGCAGTGAGGGCGAGTTCAAGCTCGGGCTGAACGAGGTGGCGATCGGCATGACCCTTCCGCAGTTCGGGGTCGAGTTGGCCGAAGAGCGACTTTCCCGGCGGCATCTACAACGCAGTGTGGCCCAGGCGGAAATCTACGATCCCGCCGGCGCCACGGATGCAGGCTACCTCGACCGGTTGGTACCCGCGGAGCAGCTCGAAGACGCCACACTGGTGTAGACGCTCACTCAGAAGCGTAGAAATCTGATCATTTGGCCGGGGGGCGACGCAGCCCGCCGTTCCGGATTCCGATTCAGATCTTCCGGGTCGAAAGGTCCTTGACCCAGGGCGAACGCCCTCCCGGCTCGACCG from bacterium encodes the following:
- a CDS encoding crotonase/enoyl-CoA hydratase family protein → MSDELLRYELSEEVAILRFDDGKANAISPTALDALNAGLDRAEKEARVVALIGRPGRFSAGFDLSVMRQGPEAAQSLVGGGAELLARMVESPLPIVAGCSGHALAMGALMLLAADQRIGSEGEFKLGLNEVAIGMTLPQFGVELAEERLSRRHLQRSVAQAEIYDPAGATDAGYLDRLVPAEQLEDATLV